The window CCGGTCACCGGGTAGCATTCGATGCCACCCGCTTGCTGGAAGTAAGTGAACTGGGTCACTTCCATGCCGTTGAGCCAGACTTCCCAGCCCAGGCCCCAGGCGCCCAGGGTTGGCGATTCCCAGTTGTCTTCAACGAAACGAATGTCGTGCACCAGCGGGTCGAGGCCGACGTGCTTGAGCGAGCCCAAGTACAGCTCCTGGAAGTTTTCCGGGTTCGGTTTCAGGACCACCTGGAACTGGTAGTAGTGCTGCAGACGGTTCGGGTTTTCGCCGTAGCGGCCGTCAGTCGGGCGGCGGCTGGGCTGCACATAAGCGGCGTTCCAGGTTTCCGGGCCGATGGCACGCAGAAACGTGGCAGTGTGGAAAGTGCCGGCGCCTACTTCCATATCGTAGGGCTGAAGTACCACGCAACCTTGCTCGGCCCAGTATTGCTGGAGGGCGAGGATCAAGTCTTGGAAGGTACGCACGGCTGGCGTAGGCTGGCTCACGAAATTCACCTGTTTCTTGGGCTGCGATTTAAAGAGCGGGAGTATACCCGATTCGTTCGTGCGCACGCCCCCTGGAGCCTTATGCCACGCTGCTTTTGGTGTTCTGACGATCCTTTGTACATGGCTTATCACGATCAGGAGTGGGGCACGCCGCTGCGCGATGCGCAGGGTTTGTTCGAGTTGCTTTTGCTCGAAGGGTTCCAGGCCGGGCTGTCCTGGATCACCGTTTTGCGCAAACGCGAGCGCTACCGGCAGGTGCTGTTCGGCTTTGACGTGCAGCGCGTGGCGCAGATGAGCGATGCAGAAATCGACGAGCTGATGCTCGACCCCGGCATCATCCGCAACCGCCTCAAGCTCAATGCGGCCCGGCGCAATGCCCAAGCCTGGCTGGCCCTGGAGGATCCGGTGGCGTTCCTCTGGTCGTTCGTGGACGGCAAGCCGGTCATCAACCACTTCAAGGACCGCTCCGAAGTGCCGGCCATCACGCCCCAGGCCGTGCAGATGAGCAAGGGCCTGGAAAAAGCCGGCTTCACCTTTGTCGGGCCGACCATTTGTTACGCCTTGATGCAGGCCTCGGGAATGGTCATGGACCACACCCAGGACTGCGACCGCTACGCGGAGCTGGCAAACGGCGGTTAGAATAGCCGGCTCGCAACACGCCCATGAATTCAGGAGTGACCTGTGGATAAGTTGAAAGGCGCCTTGCTGGTCGGCGCTCTGCGGTTGTTTGCGATGCTGCCTTGGCGCGCGGTGCAGGCGTCGGGTTCGGCCATCGGCTGGCTCATGTGGAAGCTGCCCAATCGTTCCCGCGACGTGGTGCGGATCAACCTCGCCAAGTGTTTCCCCGAGATGGACCCGGCCGAGCGCGAACGCCTGGTGGGCCAAAGCCTCAAGGACATCGGCAAATCCCTGACCGAAAGCGCCTGCGCTTGGATCTGGCCGGCCCAGCGCTCCATCGACCTGGTGCGGGAAGTCGAAGGCCTGGACGTATTAAAAGAAGCGCTCGCTTCCGGCAAAGGCGTGGTGGGCATCACCAGCCACCTGGGCAACTGGGAAGTGCTCAACCACTTCTATTGCAGCCAGTGCAAACCGATCATTTTCTACCGTCCGCCCAAGCTTAAAGCGGTGGATGAATTGCTGCGCAAACAGCGCGTGCAACTGGGCAACAAAGTCGCGGCGTCGACTAAGGAAGGTATCCTCAGCGTCATCAAAGAGGTCCGAAAGGGCGGTCAAGTGGGCATTCCCGCCGACCCGGAACCGGCCGAGTCTGCCGGCATCTTCGTCCCCTTCTTTGCCACCCAGGCCCTGACCAGCAAGTTCGTACCGAACATGCTCGCCGGTGGCAAGGCCGTCGGCGTATTCCTCCACGCCCTGCGCCTGCCGGACGGCTCCGGCTACAAAGTCATCCTCGAAGCCGCCCCAGACGCCATGTACAGCACCGACACCGAAACCGCCTGCGCCGCCATGAGCCAGGTTGTGGAGCGTTATGTACGCGCCTACCCGAGCCAGTACATGTGGAGCATGAAACGCTTCAAAAAACGCCCGCCAGGTGAGGCGCGGTGGTACTGAAGGCCTGTTGCTGCATATGAGTGACACAGGGATTTGTGGTGAATGCAGGATATGCGAACACCCAAGAACCCATGTGGGAGTCGAGCTTGCTCGCGATGACGGCGGCCCATTCAACATCAGTGCAAGCTGACCCACCGCTATCGCGAGCAAGCTCAGCTCCCACGGGGATTTGTGATGGATGCGATATCTGTGAACAACCCGGAAAAACTGTGGGAGCGAGCCTGACAGACAACACATATCCAACCGAACGGCTCACCCTGTGGCGAGGGAGCTAGCTCCCGCTGGGCTGCGCAGCAGCCCCAACCAAGCTGACACATTCTTTCAGGCACAGAGGTCTATTTTTCCAAGCACAGTGCGGGCTGAATGTCCTAATCTCGCCTAGCCCCAATCAGCCAAGGACGCGTCAATGGGCATTCGAGGTAATGACCGCCAGATCGACAACATCGAGCTCAATGTCAGCGACATCGCCCGAAGCAAAGCCTTCTATGCGAGCGCATTCGGCTGGAGTTTCGTCGACTACGGCCCGACCTACACCGAATTCAGCGACGGTCGTCTGACCGGTGGCTTCACGACCGGTGAACCTGTGCGCCCAGGCGGCCCGTTAATCATCCTGTACGCGGATGACCTTGAAGGCACCCAACTCAGACTCAAGGCCGCTGGGGCGATCATCAGCCGTGAAGTGTTCGATTTCCCCGGTGGCCGACGTTTTCACTTTATCGATCCGGATGGCTATGAGCTGGCGGTGTGGTCGGCTTCCTGATGGCTGATTGATCACGAGGAGGCGCAAAGCCTCAATCGTGTCCATGATTAAGGACCTGCGATATCGGTGACGTTGGAATGGCAAAGCCATCTCTAAATCCGTCGGATTACCGTCCGTTCAGAAATATCGCACTTCCTCTGGTTCATTAATCAAGGAGTCCCCTCATGAAAATCGACTTC is drawn from Pseudomonas rhizophila and contains these coding sequences:
- the glyQ gene encoding glycine--tRNA ligase subunit alpha; this translates as MSQPTPAVRTFQDLILALQQYWAEQGCVVLQPYDMEVGAGTFHTATFLRAIGPETWNAAYVQPSRRPTDGRYGENPNRLQHYYQFQVVLKPNPENFQELYLGSLKHVGLDPLVHDIRFVEDNWESPTLGAWGLGWEVWLNGMEVTQFTYFQQAGGIECYPVTGEITYGLERLAMYLQGVDSVYDLVWADGPFGKVTYGDVFHQNEVEQSTYNFEHANVDKLFELFDFYESEAKRLIELYQPLPLPSYEMVLKASHTFNLLDARRAISVTARQQYILRVRTLARSVAQAYLLARAKLGFPMATPDLRDEVLAKLEAAQ
- the tag gene encoding DNA-3-methyladenine glycosylase I — its product is MPRCFWCSDDPLYMAYHDQEWGTPLRDAQGLFELLLLEGFQAGLSWITVLRKRERYRQVLFGFDVQRVAQMSDAEIDELMLDPGIIRNRLKLNAARRNAQAWLALEDPVAFLWSFVDGKPVINHFKDRSEVPAITPQAVQMSKGLEKAGFTFVGPTICYALMQASGMVMDHTQDCDRYAELANGG
- a CDS encoding lysophospholipid acyltransferase, which codes for MDKLKGALLVGALRLFAMLPWRAVQASGSAIGWLMWKLPNRSRDVVRINLAKCFPEMDPAERERLVGQSLKDIGKSLTESACAWIWPAQRSIDLVREVEGLDVLKEALASGKGVVGITSHLGNWEVLNHFYCSQCKPIIFYRPPKLKAVDELLRKQRVQLGNKVAASTKEGILSVIKEVRKGGQVGIPADPEPAESAGIFVPFFATQALTSKFVPNMLAGGKAVGVFLHALRLPDGSGYKVILEAAPDAMYSTDTETACAAMSQVVERYVRAYPSQYMWSMKRFKKRPPGEARWY
- a CDS encoding VOC family protein gives rise to the protein MGIRGNDRQIDNIELNVSDIARSKAFYASAFGWSFVDYGPTYTEFSDGRLTGGFTTGEPVRPGGPLIILYADDLEGTQLRLKAAGAIISREVFDFPGGRRFHFIDPDGYELAVWSAS